The genome window TGGCACCGCCCAGCATCCAGCGATCCTGCAACGGTCGCTCGAAGCCGGCCCGGAAGCGCGCCGTGGCCTCGCTGCGGACACTGAACGCCTCAAAGTCGGTGTCGCGATCGAAACTGCTCATTTCGACCTGGGCCCAGGCGCAACGGTCTGTCGCGGGATCGACGACCGAACCGCAGTTGAACATCTGACTCGAGAAATCCCGTGCGGCCGTAAACTGGGCGACGGACATGGCGACGAGGGGCTCGGGATTCAGTTCGGTGAAGATGGAGCTGTAGAGCGCCTCATCGCCCGTCTGGAGATTGCCGATCAGGGTCATGAGGCGACCGATCCCGGACGATCCGCCCTCAAGGATGGCGGAATTCATGTGGAACCCGAGGGTGCGGCCATTCACGTTCAGGAACGGCTGTCCGAAGCGGGGCGTGAAGGCCAGATGCACGCCGTCGCCATCGGCCTCGATCCGGTAATCCAGGCCCAGGGTGTCGCGGATATTCAGACCATTGTCGGTCCCGTTACCGCCCGTTGCGAACAGGGTGACGCGATCGGCATTTTCCAGCCAGGTCAGGATGACGTCGCCGGTGCCGTTGACCGTCGCATCACCGCTGACATTGACGCGATCGGACGCATAGGGACCGAAGGCGACATCGAACGCCAGATGGCCGGCGGCCGTCTGGACGAAATTGCCGTCCAAAGCGACGGTGTTGTTGACCCGCGCCCCGAACAACAGATTGAGCGAGGGATCGCCCATACGATCCAGATTGCCGAAGGTCGCGCCCCCCGCGAGGTCGATCGGCAGGCGCGAGGCGCTCAGGCCCATGAGGAAATCGCCCGCATTCGTGAAGGTGCCGCTGCTGCCTGGCCCGTCCTGAAGGTCGATGATGCTGAAGGCGGTGAAGACACCACCGACCCCGTTCAGGACGCTGTTGTTGCCGGACCCCAGGTCGAGGTTGCCGAAGATCTGACCGGTGTTCTCGACGCGATCGTTCCCGGCTCCGGTGTCGATCGCCAGACCCGAGGTGGCCGAGACGGATCCTGACGTCCGGATCCGGTTGTTCGCGCCGCCGGAGAACCGCACACCGACAGCACCCCCGCGGATCAGGCCGTTGGACGTCAGGTTGATGTTGCCCGCGCCTGCGGACCCCAGGCTCTGTGCCAGCACGCCCACTCCATTGGCATCCGGTGCGAAGATCGACCCGGAGACCGTCAGATCGATCGTGCCGCCGCGCCCGGTGCCCCCGGCCGTGCCCGCAAACAGGCCATCGACCCAGCCCCCGCCGCCGCCAAGACTCTGTGCAATAAGGCCGTAGGTCCGTGCGCCGGACACGACAATGTCGCCGGTCTGATTGAAGACGATCGCGCCGCCGTCGCCCGAATTCGTACGATTCAGGCTCACGGTCGGCGCGGTGAAGGCCCCGAAAACGGCTCCTCCGCCGCCGCCGATCGATTGCAGGAAGACACCGTGCGAACCGGCACCTGCCGTCGAAATCCGGCCGCTGTTGGTCACCGCAATGTTGCCGCCGTTGCCGGACGCCCCCGCCGAGCCGCCCAGACTTACGCCAGGCGACGCGACGCCCGACAGGCGAACCTCGCCCCCGCCGGCCCCGATCGACTGGATGATCAGTCCGGGCGCATGGGCCCCCTGGGTCGTCACGCCCCCGGTGAACCCTGCATTGATCAGGCCGCCGTGGAGGCCCGAGCCGCCCTGCGCACCCATGGCGATCGTTACCTGGGGAACGGCGGGAGCCGCCAGGTCGTCGCCCGCCGGAAGCACAAGCGGACCCTCGGGGTCGACCTTGAGGGTCGTGGCCGGCAAGGCGTTCCGTCCGTCGGCAACAGGAGATGCCGCAGCGCCCGCGCCCGAGATGCGGATGCTGGCCGATCCGCCGCCGCCGCCGATCGACTGCAGGATCGCACCGGCAGACAGATCGCCGACCGAGACCACTTGGCCACCCTGGGTTCGAACGATATCCCCGCCTGTGGCATTGAGCGTCCGGGCAGCACCCAGCGTCATGGCGACAGGACCGAGGGAAGCCCCTGTCGGAACTTCGATGTCCAGGATGGCTCGCCCTCCACCACCGCCGATGGACTGGATCAGGGCGCCGGGCGTGTTGCGCCCGAGGGTGGTGATGCGGCCAGTATGGCCGCCACCGATGTCGCCACCGTCGTTGTCCCTGCCGCCGACGCCGCCCAGACCGATGTCGAAGGCGACCGGCGCGGCCGGCGCGGTGATCGTCGGATCGACGGGCGCGGCCAGGCCGACCTGAAGGTCGATCGTGCCCCCGCCGCCGCCGATCGACTGGTTCGAAAGGCCCAGGCTGTTTGCGCCGGCTAGTCCGAAGGTGCCGGTGCTGTTCACCGTCACCGAGCCTGCGTTCATGCTGGAAACGTCGTCGCCACCGGCCCGCGAACGGATGACCGGCTCGGTGACCTCGGGCGCGCCGCCCGGCCCGGACAGAGCGGTTCCCAGGAGGCCGGTGAGCGCCGAGAAATCAAGGTCCAGGGTGCCCCCACCACCATTGATGCTCTCGGCCCGGATCGCGACGGAGCCTTCGCCAAGGACCGTGATGTCACCCGAGTGATTCACGGTCACGCTGCCACCGGTACCGCCGGTGCCGCCGCCCGTGGCACCGACGATCGCAGCCAGGGCGTTGGAGATCGCAAGGCTGCCGACGTCGCTCGTCAGGCTGAAACCCACCGCCGCATTGCCGCCTCCGCCGCCGATCGACTGGGCCACAATGCCGTGCGAGCCCGCGCCGCGGGTCACGATCGCGCCGGTATTGGTCACGGTGACCGCACCCCCGTTGCCTCCGCTGCCACCGGTTCCGCCGATGGCGATCAGCGGCGATGTGCCCGTCGATGCCAGGGCCCCGCCGGCCGCGACAGCCATGCCGCCGTTGCCGCCTCCGCCGCCGATCGACTGGGCCACAATGCCGTGGGCCCCTGCGCCCGAGGTGTCGATCAGGCCGCCGTTCAGCACATCGACGCGGCCGGCCGCATTGCCGCTGCCACCACTGCCGCCGAGGTTGAAGCCGATCGAGACGGAGTCTGTGCCGACGCTGAGGCCGGTCATCTGCAGGATGGACGAACCATTTCCGCCGCCGCCGCCCAGACTCTGGGCGAAGATACCGTATGCACCCTCCCCCTGCGTCAGGATAGTGCCCGATCCGGTCGCCCCCGTCGGGCGGTTGATGACGCTGACATTGCCGCCCGTGCCCCCCACGCCGCCGCTGCCACCGACGTTGATCGCCACACGATGGTCCTGCTCGCTGGTGCCGGTCACCCCGGCCACGATATCGAGCACCAGACCGGCGTCGCCGCCGCCACCGCCCACGCTGATGGCGCTTATACCCATGGCGTCGCGGCCGAGGGTCTGGATGTAGCCTTCGTTCAGGACACTGACCGAGGCGCCGGTGCCACCGACGCCGCCCGAGCCACCGACATTGAGGTCGACCGACTGGGCGCTGCGTGTGCCGGCCACGCGGATGTTGGTCACGGCCCCACCCATGCCGCCACCGCCGCCGACGGACTGGGCACGGATGCCGGCCGAGTTGAGGCCGGAGGTCGCGATCAGGCCGCGATTGACCACCGAGACAGCGCCGCCGTCACCGCCGGTGCCGCCGTCACCGCCCACATTGACCGATATGCTGCGCGAAGGCCCCGAGCCGCCACCCCCGCCGCCGCCGCCCGGATCCAGGGTCACGAGCCCCGTGATGATGTCCTCGATCGAGGGCGGTGCGATGATGTCTTCCAGGCTTTCGTATTCACCGACGACACTGCCTCCGGTGCCGCCGCCACCACCGATGGACTGGGCCAGAATGCCGTCCGAGTTCTCTGCGAGGGTGATGATGCTGCCTGTGCTGGTCACCGACACCTGACCTGCGACGGCCCCGATGCCCCCGGACCCGCCGACCGCGAGACCGGCTGAGCCGGCCGTGCCGGAATCGCGGGCGACCATGTCGCTGGCCGAACTGCCCTCGCCGCCGCCACCCCCGACGCTCTGGGCCATGATGCCCCGCGACTCGGCCCCGCGCGTCACGATCGCAGCGCTCGATGTTACGGAGACGTCGCCCGAAACCGCCCCGACCCCGCCGTTCAGACCGATGGACAGGCCGACGTTGTAGGACTCGTCATCCTCCGTCGTCGTCGATGCTCCGATCGAGACAAAGCCGCTGCTACCTCCGCCGCCGGCGATCGACTGGGCCAGAATGCCGGAGGAGAGATCGCCCGACGTGTCGATGGCCCCGCCTGCGATGACCGACACGTCACCTGCGGTTCCGCCAAGGCCACCCGCGCGGCCCAGAGTCATTGTCAGCTCGTTGGTGGCCTCTTCGCTCGAGACATCGTCAACCGATGCATTGCCGCCGCCGCCGCCGATGCTCTGCGCCCGGATACCGGCCGAGTTGTAGCCGGACGTCACGATCGTGCCGACGTGGGCGACCTGGACGTCCCCGCCGCTGCCGGCCGCTCCGCCGGAGCCGCCGACCGCCATGGTCAGCGCATTTGCGTCGCTCATCAGCCCGCGACCGAGGTTGAAACTGCCGTTGCCGCCACCGCCGCCCACGGACTGGGCGAAGAGGCCGTCACTCGTCTCGCCGTCGGTGACGATGTCACCGGCATGGCGAACGCTGACCGTGTCGCCATTGCCCGCGTCGGCACCGCTGCCTCCGACGCTGACCACGGCCGCCACGGGATTGCTCACCGAGGACCCGCGGGTCGCCGCGAACGTCAGGTTCATGCCCGCATTGCCGCCGCCTCCGCCGACGCTCTGGGCCAGCAGGCCGGTCGAACTGTCACCGAAGGTGCGGATCAGGGCCGACGCTCGCGTCTCGACCCCTCCGATCGTTTCGTAGCCACGGGTCACAGTGACCGAGCCCGCATGGCCACCCGCGCCACCCGAACCACCGATGCCGACCGCGACCGGTTGTCCGCTCGGGGCCAGGACACCGGTGACATTCAGGCCACCCGAACCACCCCCGCCGCCGATCGACTGAACCAGAACGCCGACCGAGCCTCCGGTAAAGTCGACAGCCTGCAGAACGGAGGCTCCGCCGCCCGGAGGGGTGACCAGCCTGCCGTTGACGATCACATTGCCGACGCTGTTCAGGCTGACGTCGCCCGCATCGGCGCCCGCGCCGCCGGTACCGCCGATTCCGGCCGCAAACGCCAGACCGCTGAGGCGGCGCGTGCCACCGGCGGTCGTGATGTTTCCGGCGACATTCAGCCCGCCGGAGCCGCCGCCGCCGGCCACGCTCTGAACCAGGATACCGGTCGAATCGACGCCCTCGACCTGGACCTGGCCCCGCTGGGTCACGGTCACATTGCCGCTGCGGTTTCCCGCACCTCCGTTTCCACCCATGCCGAACACCATCGAGGGTTCGGTCGCCTGACGATCGGCCTGAAGGCCGCCGGAAAGGTTGATCCCGCCGTGGCCGCCACCGCCGCCGATCGACTGAACCATCAGGCCGCGTGACCGGTTTCCGGCCGCGAAAAGGTCTGCCGTGACGCTGGCGCTGACATCACGCCCCAGACCGCCGCCCCCCCCGAAGCCGCCGATGCCGGCGGTCAGTTGTCCGTCCATGGCGATGCCGCCAGAGATGTTCATCCCGCCGGAGCCGCCGCCACCGCCGATCGATTGCGCGGTCACCGCCGAACGATCATCACCGGCGGAGACCGCCTGGATCCGGGTCGCGCCCGGCCCGCGCAGGGTCAGGTTCACCGTGCCGGCGTCGCCGCCGGCGCCGCCAAAGCCGCCGATGCCGATCGAGACCGCACGCCCGGCATTGGCCGGACCGGGCGGCGTCACAGAGATCTGGCCCGTGACGTTCAACCCGCCGGCCCCACCCCCGCCGCCGACGCTCTGAACCAGAACCCCGTTCGAGCCGTTCAGCCGTTCACGGCTCCCGGGCTGCAACACATCGCCGGTCGCCGAGTCACCGAGATCCACCGCGGCAATCCGGGTGTCCGAACCCAGGCCCGTCGCAATCACATTGCCGGTGATCGAAGCCGTGACGGCGCCCGCGTCACCGCCGTCGCCGCCGAACCCGCCGAGGCCGAATCCGAAAGCTCCGGCATTGCCGTTTGTCGTCGCCGCGATCCCGCCGGAGACATTCAGTCCGCCCGCGCCGCCGCCACCGGCGATGCTCTGGACAATGATCCCGTCTGAGTCCGCACCGTCCGTGCGGGTGTCACCGACACGGGTCAGGCCTGCGGTTCCGGAATTGCCGCCACCGCCGCCGAAGCCACCGATGCCTATGGCCGCTGACCCGGCGGTACCCGCTCCGGCCACGATCGAGCCCGTGATGTTGAGCCCACCCGCTCCGCCGCCGCCGCCAAGACTTTGGACAATCACACCATCGGCTTCATCACCGCGAGTGTTGTAGATCCCGGTCACCGTCGCCTGGACGCTGGCGCCATCGCCGCCGTCCCCGCCGAAGCCACCAAGACCGAACCCGATCCCGACCGCAGCACTGCTGCTGGCCGTCAGTGCCATGGTGCCGGTGACATTCATGCCGCCCGCGCCACCACCACCGCCGACGCTCTGCATCATTGCCCCGAAGGCACCGTCGCCCAGGGTGGTGACGTCTCCGGTCAAGGTACCGGTCACCGTGCCCGCATTGCCGCCACCGCCGCCGAAGCCGCCCAGGCCGACACCGATGGTCCCGGCCATCCCGGATCCCGCGCTGAGGCCCCCGGTGATGTTGAAACCCCCTGCGCCGCCGCCGCCGCCGACGCTCTGGAGGAGCACACCGTGAGCCTCGTCGCCGCGGGTCAGGACATTCCCCGTCAGGGATGCCGTGACATTGCGGCCCATGCCGCCGTCGCCGCCGAAACCCCCGACGCCCACGCCCAGATTGCCGCTGAGGCCGCTGCCGAGCGTCAGGCTGAGGCCCGCCGTAATGTTGAACCCGCCGTTGCCGCCGCCGCCGCCCAGCGACTGGGCGCTCGCGCCGAAGGCTCCCTGGCCGAAGGTCTCGATATCGGACGTGATCGTCGCATCGACATTGCCGGCATCGCCGCCGCCGCCCCCCAGGCCGCCGACACCCACCAGCAGATTGCCGGACCCCGTCTGGGACAGGGCCACCCCGGCCGATACGTTGAAGCCACCATTCCCGCCGCCGCCGCCCAGCGACTGGACCAGAATGGCCGAGGCATCGTCGCCCGCCGTCAGGACATCGCCGTTGATCCGGGCGCTTACGGCTGCGGCGTCTCCGCCATCGCCACCACTGCCGCCCACGCCGACACCGATGTTGCCGCCCGCTGTCAGCGAAGCCGAAATGGAGCCGGTGATGTTGAAGCCGCCATTGCCGCCCCCGCCACCGATGCTTTGGGCCACGATGCCACGCGCACCGTCGCCCCCGGTCTGGACCGCCAGCAGACTGCGCGCCGGATCGGCCACGCCCGAATTGACGTCCAGCGAAACGGCTCCGCCGGTCCCGCCCGATCCGCCGGACCCGCCGATACCGATGCCGATCGTACCGCCGGCCCCGGCCGAGCCCGTGATCCCGCCGGTGATGTTGAACCCGGCGTTGCCGCCTCCGCCGCCCACGGACTGGGCCAGGACGCCGTCACTGCCCAGCCCGGCCGTCCGCGCCGCTCCGGTCACCGCCAGGGTGACCGCGCCCGAACTGCCGCCGCCGCCGCCCGAGCCCCCCAGGCCGACGTTGATCGCTCCGCCCGCACCTCCGGTTCCAACAATCCCGCCAGAGACGTTGAAACCGCCCGAACCGCCGCCACCACCCAGACTCTGGGCCACGATGGCGCTGGACTGATCACCCAGGGTCGTAACATCGCCGACCACGGTCGCACCGACGCGTCGGCCGACACCGCCGGTGCCGCCCGAGCCACCGAGGCCGACCGTTACGGCCGCGGCACTGCCACCCGAGCCGGCGATCCCTCCCGAGACATTGAATCCGCCGGAGCCGCCGCCGCCGCCAACCGACTGGGCCAGGAAACCGCCGGACTGATCGCCGAGGGTGCTGATGCCGACCGCGCTCGCGTCGACCTCGCCGGCGTTGCCGCCGCCGCCGCCCGAGCCACCGAGGCCGATCGCCACGGCCGCCGCGAACGAGCCGCTACCGCCGATCGCGCCCGAAACGTTGAAGCCGCCATTCCCGCCGCCGCCGCCCACCGACTGGACCACGACACCGCTGGACTGGAAGCCCTCGGTGTAGACCCGTCCGTAGGCGTCGCCGCGCACCTGGCCGCCGCTGCCGCCCGATCCTCCCGACCCGCCCATGCCAAAGGCACCGGCACCGCCGAAGGAACCGCCTGCGCCGATCGAGCCGGTGACGTTAAAGCCGCCATTCCCGCCACCGCCGCCAACCGACTGGACCAGCAGACCGCCGGACTGGTCCCCGAAGGTCGTGACCCTGCGGCCCGTGCTGCCGGTCGCGGAGCCTCCCGCACCGCCACCACCGCCCGAGCCGCCCAGTCCGACGCCCAGCGCCCCGGCACCCGTGCCGCCAGCGATTGAGCCGGTGATGTTGAATCCGCCGTTGCCGCCGCCGCCGCCGACGGACTGGACCACCACGCCGGTCGACCGGTCGCCCAGGGTCTCTACGTCACCAAGCACATGACCCGTGACGGTGCCGCCAGCCCCGCCTGAGCCGCCCGAGCCACCGATCCCCACCGCGACGCTGCCCGATGCGCCGGCCGACGCCGCGATGGCACCGCTTACGCTGAAGCCGCCGTTCCCGCCGCCGCCCCCGACGGACTGAATCAGGGCTCCGCCCGCGTCATCGCCCCCGGTATGGATCGCGCCATCGAAATCCGCAGTGACCTGACCCCCGGCACCGCCCGACCCGCCCGAGCCGCCGACGCCCACCGACACGGAGGCCGCACCGGCGGCACCGGCCGCCGCCGCGATCGTGACGGTAAACCCGCCGTTGCCACCCCCGCCGCCAACCGACTGCGCGACCAGACCGGTCGAGAAGTCACCGCGCGTCTGGATCAGGCCGCCGGAGTCGACGGCGACCTGTCCGCCCCGACCGCCAGAGCCACCCGAGCCGCCAACACCGACAGAAACCGAGCCGCCACCGGGGCCGCCCGCGCCGGAAAGAGACACGGCAAAGCCGCCATTCCCGCCGCCGCCGCCCACGGACTGGGCGAACAGGCCTTCGGAATAGTCGCCCTCGGTCAGGATCGACGCTTGGCCATCGACCCTGACGAGGTCGCCCAGACCGCCGGAGCCGCCGCTTCCGCCCAGGGCCAGACTGAAGGCCCCGATGAACCCGCCCGTGACCTGGGTGGCAAATCCGCCGTTGCCGCCGCCTCCACCCACCGACTGGGCAAAGATGCCGCGCGAACGATCGCCGCTGGTCTGGATCAAGGGGTTCAGCGTGGTCGCAGCGCCCAGCACGGTGACCGTCCGAGGCGTCAGATTGACATCGACCTGGCCGCCGTCGCCGCCGTTGCCCGCCGAGCCACCGATGGCGACACCGGCGAAAGCGCTGAGCGACCCGGCCGCGCCGCCGTTCCCGCCACCGCCGCCCACCGATTGCGCGAAGATGCTGTGAGAGTCGTTTCCACTCGTCGTGAGATCGTGGCTGGTGTTGACGGTCACCAGGCCCGAACGACCGCCGCCGCCTGCGCCGCCGCCGATGGCGAATGCACCGCCGGTGGACCCACCGTCCCCACCCCCGCCGCCGATCGACTGCACCTGAATGGCGCTGGACAGATGGCCCGCCGTCTCGATCGCGCCCGCGTTGGTCACGGTGACGGCGGCGCCATCACTGGCCGCCGCGCCGCGACCGCCGAGGGTCACCAGCCCGCCACCCTCGCCGCCGTTCCCACCGCCGCCGCCGACCGATTGAGCGAAGATGCCGCGTGAGAAATCACCGCTGGTGCCGATCGTTCCGTTGTTCGTCACCGTGACGATATTGCCGTTGCCGCCGGCTCCACCGACACCACCCAGGGCGACCAAACCGCCAGAGGTCGATCCGGAGCCGCCGCCGCCGCCGATCGACTGGGCGAAGATGCCGTCGCCGCCGCGTCCCTCTGTGACGATGCGACTGGATGCGCCTGTCGAGATGGTGACCGTGCCGGCCGTGCCCGCCGCTCCGCCACTGCCCCCCAGCGACACCAGGCCGCCGGTGCCATAGGCCGATCCGCCGCCGCCGCCGATCGATTGGCCGAAGATCCCGCGCGACCCCAGGCCGGTCGTTTCGATCCGTGCTCCGGAATCGATGATGACGTTGCGGCCGATCCCGCCCCCGCTCCCGCCGGCACCGAACGCCACCGCGCCGGCGGTCACACCACCGTTGCCGCCCCCACCGCCGATCGATTGACCAAAGATACCATGGGAAAAATCGCCATGGGTGGTGACGAATGTCCCGGCCCCGGCCCGAACCTCGGCCTGCCCCCCGTTACCGCCCGTTCCGCCCTGGGCTCCCAGCGAGACCAGGCCTGCGCTGACCCCGCCGTTGCCGCCGCCTCCACCGATCGACTGCGCGAACAGACCGTGCGAACCGGTTCCGCTTGTCGTGATGGCCGATCCGGTTTCGGCCCTGACGATTGCCGTACCGCCGTTTCCGCCCGGCGCTCCGCTGGACGTGAAGGTGACGATCCCGCCCGCATTGCCGGAATCCCCCCCGATCCCGCCGATGCTCTGGGCGGCGACACCGAATGAGGCACTGCCGTAGGTGGTGATGCTGCCGAAATTGATGGCCTCGGCCTGCCCGCCGTCACCGCCCGTATTGCCGTCGCCACCCGAGCCGGTGATGCCATAGCTGCTGCCGCCGTCGCCGGCCGCGCCGCCGAGGCTCTGGGCGAAGACCCCGTGCGCTGCGACGCCGCGCGTCGTGATGGTGCTATAGTTCGTAACGGTGGCCGTGCCGCCGACACCGCCGGAACCGCCCGAACCGCCGCTCGAGAAGCCGATGCTTCCGCCGCCGGGTCCGCCGCGTCCCGCGCGGCTCTGGGCGACCACACCGTGAGACTCGGCCCCTGTGGTCGAAATCGTGCCGACCCGCGATGTCAGGGTGGCACTCCCACCGGCCCCGGCATTACCGCCGCGCGCGCCGCCGGATCCCAGATAGCTGGTCCCGCCGCCCCCGCCGTTGCCGCCAATACTGGCCGCGATCAGGCCCGGTGTCGCGGCGGTCACCGTCGTGATGTTCCCGTTGGACGCACCAACGGTTTCATTGATCGTCGGTCCCGTCCCGCCGTTGCCCCCGGCCCGTGCGGAGACGAACAGCGCTCCATCGCGCCCTCCCCGGCCGCCGCTGCCCCGTTGGACGAACGTCCGGCTATTGAGATCGTCGGTGCCGGCCGGGAGGGTGAGGGTGTCGCCGCCCGCACCGCCGCTCGCATCGGTCAGACTCAGCGTCGTGACGACGTCCAATGTCCG of Brevundimonas subvibrioides contains these proteins:
- a CDS encoding autotransporter outer membrane beta-barrel domain-containing protein — translated: MIKQSNEPKLVRVAGLIDQLAARIDRAPPASASCRAAVAELDRLCAMLSGSGGEDVETIVRALGELRERLLKLSRSRHRKHVDLRAGPRLARSLRRIALIVVGMSALAVPMVAAARVVTPPLLQSSLQIGDTVIHPVTGMPMVVVSIEDNGVIVDGDLFILTTTGIGSSIPDPAFVPDPAHPDAPVPLVTIASTTVNATTNLVERVTFTDSRTLDVVTTLSLTDASGGAGGDTLTLPAGTDDLNSRTFVQRGSGGRGGRDGALFVSARAGGNGGTGPTINETVGASNGNITTVTAATPGLIAASIGGNGGGGGTSYLGSGGARGGNAGAGGSATLTSRVGTISTTGAESHGVVAQSRAGRGGPGGGSIGFSSGGSGGSGGVGGTATVTNYSTITTRGVAAHGVFAQSLGGAAGDGGSSYGITGSGGDGNTGGDGGQAEAINFGSITTYGSASFGVAAQSIGGIGGDSGNAGGIVTFTSSGAPGGNGGTAIVRAETGSAITTSGTGSHGLFAQSIGGGGGNGGVSAGLVSLGAQGGTGGNGGQAEVRAGAGTFVTTHGDFSHGIFGQSIGGGGGNGGVTAGAVAFGAGGSGGGIGRNVIIDSGARIETTGLGSRGIFGQSIGGGGGSAYGTGGLVSLGGSGGAAGTAGTVTISTGASSRIVTEGRGGDGIFAQSIGGGGGSGSTSGGLVALGGVGGAGGNGNIVTVTNNGTIGTSGDFSRGIFAQSVGGGGGNGGEGGGLVTLGGRGAAASDGAAVTVTNAGAIETAGHLSSAIQVQSIGGGGGDGGSTGGAFAIGGGAGGGGRSGLVTVNTSHDLTTSGNDSHSIFAQSVGGGGGNGGAAGSLSAFAGVAIGGSAGNGGDGGQVDVNLTPRTVTVLGAATTLNPLIQTSGDRSRGIFAQSVGGGGGNGGFATQVTGGFIGAFSLALGGSGGSGGLGDLVRVDGQASILTEGDYSEGLFAQSVGGGGGNGGFAVSLSGAGGPGGGSVSVGVGGSGGSGGRGGQVAVDSGGLIQTRGDFSTGLVAQSVGGGGGNGGFTVTIAAAAGAAGAASVSVGVGGSGGSGGAGGQVTADFDGAIHTGGDDAGGALIQSVGGGGGNGGFSVSGAIAASAGASGSVAVGIGGSGGSGGAGGTVTGHVLGDVETLGDRSTGVVVQSVGGGGGNGGFNITGSIAGGTGAGALGVGLGGSGGGGGAGGSATGSTGRRVTTFGDQSGGLLVQSVGGGGGNGGFNVTGSIGAGGSFGGAGAFGMGGSGGSGGSGGQVRGDAYGRVYTEGFQSSGVVVQSVGGGGGNGGFNVSGAIGGSGSFAAAVAIGLGGSGGGGGNAGEVDASAVGISTLGDQSGGFLAQSVGGGGGSGGFNVSGGIAGSGGSAAAVTVGLGGSGGTGGVGRRVGATVVGDVTTLGDQSSAIVAQSLGGGGGSGGFNVSGGIVGTGGAGGAINVGLGGSGGGGGSSGAVTLAVTGAARTAGLGSDGVLAQSVGGGGGNAGFNITGGITGSAGAGGTIGIGIGGSGGSGGTGGAVSLDVNSGVADPARSLLAVQTGGDGARGIVAQSIGGGGGNGGFNITGSISASLTAGGNIGVGVGGSGGDGGDAAAVSARINGDVLTAGDDASAILVQSLGGGGGNGGFNVSAGVALSQTGSGNLLVGVGGLGGGGGDAGNVDATITSDIETFGQGAFGASAQSLGGGGGNGGFNITAGLSLTLGSGLSGNLGVGVGGFGGDGGMGRNVTASLTGNVLTRGDEAHGVLLQSVGGGGGAGGFNITGGLSAGSGMAGTIGVGLGGFGGGGGNAGTVTGTLTGDVTTLGDGAFGAMMQSVGGGGGAGGMNVTGTMALTASSSAAVGIGFGLGGFGGDGGDGASVQATVTGIYNTRGDEADGVIVQSLGGGGGAGGLNITGSIVAGAGTAGSAAIGIGGFGGGGGNSGTAGLTRVGDTRTDGADSDGIIVQSIAGGGGAGGLNVSGGIAATTNGNAGAFGFGLGGFGGDGGDAGAVTASITGNVIATGLGSDTRIAAVDLGDSATGDVLQPGSRERLNGSNGVLVQSVGGGGGAGGLNVTGQISVTPPGPANAGRAVSIGIGGFGGAGGDAGTVNLTLRGPGATRIQAVSAGDDRSAVTAQSIGGGGGSGGMNISGGIAMDGQLTAGIGGFGGGGGLGRDVSASVTADLFAAGNRSRGLMVQSIGGGGGHGGINLSGGLQADRQATEPSMVFGMGGNGGAGNRSGNVTVTQRGQVQVEGVDSTGILVQSVAGGGGSGGLNVAGNITTAGGTRRLSGLAFAAGIGGTGGAGADAGDVSLNSVGNVIVNGRLVTPPGGGASVLQAVDFTGGSVGVLVQSIGGGGGSGGLNVTGVLAPSGQPVAVGIGGSGGAGGHAGSVTVTRGYETIGGVETRASALIRTFGDSSTGLLAQSVGGGGGNAGMNLTFAATRGSSVSNPVAAVVSVGGSGADAGNGDTVSVRHAGDIVTDGETSDGLFAQSVGGGGGNGSFNLGRGLMSDANALTMAVGGSGGAAGSGGDVQVAHVGTIVTSGYNSAGIRAQSIGGGGGNASVDDVSSEEATNELTMTLGRAGGLGGTAGDVSVIAGGAIDTSGDLSSGILAQSIAGGGGSSGFVSIGASTTTEDDESYNVGLSIGLNGGVGAVSGDVSVTSSAAIVTRGAESRGIMAQSVGGGGGEGSSASDMVARDSGTAGSAGLAVGGSGGIGAVAGQVSVTSTGSIITLAENSDGILAQSIGGGGGTGGSVVGEYESLEDIIAPPSIEDIITGLVTLDPGGGGGGGGSGPSRSISVNVGGDGGTGGDGGAVSVVNRGLIATSGLNSAGIRAQSVGGGGGMGGAVTNIRVAGTRSAQSVDLNVGGSGGVGGTGASVSVLNEGYIQTLGRDAMGISAISVGGGGGDAGLVLDIVAGVTGTSEQDHRVAINVGGSGGVGGTGGNVSVINRPTGATGSGTILTQGEGAYGIFAQSLGGGGGNGSSILQMTGLSVGTDSVSIGFNLGGSGGSGNAAGRVDVLNGGLIDTSGAGAHGIVAQSIGGGGGNGGMAVAAGGALASTGTSPLIAIGGTGGSGGNGGAVTVTNTGAIVTRGAGSHGIVAQSIGGGGGNAAVGFSLTSDVGSLAISNALAAIVGATGGGTGGTGGSVTVNHSGDITVLGEGSVAIRAESINGGGGTLDLDFSALTGLLGTALSGPGGAPEVTEPVIRSRAGGDDVSSMNAGSVTVNSTGTFGLAGANSLGLSNQSIGGGGGTIDLQVGLAAPVDPTITAPAAPVAFDIGLGGVGGRDNDGGDIGGGHTGRITTLGRNTPGALIQSIGGGGGRAILDIEVPTGASLGPVAMTLGAARTLNATGGDIVRTQGGQVVSVGDLSAGAILQSIGGGGGSASIRISGAGAAASPVADGRNALPATTLKVDPEGPLVLPAGDDLAAPAVPQVTIAMGAQGGSGLHGGLINAGFTGGVTTQGAHAPGLIIQSIGAGGGEVRLSGVASPGVSLGGSAGASGNGGNIAVTNSGRISTAGAGSHGVFLQSIGGGGGAVFGAFTAPTVSLNRTNSGDGGAIVFNQTGDIVVSGARTYGLIAQSLGGGGGWVDGLFAGTAGGTGRGGTIDLTVSGSIFAPDANGVGVLAQSLGSAGAGNINLTSNGLIRGGAVGVRFSGGANNRIRTSGSVSATSGLAIDTGAGNDRVENTGQIFGNLDLGSGNNSVLNGVGGVFTAFSIIDLQDGPGSSGTFTNAGDFLMGLSASRLPIDLAGGATFGNLDRMGDPSLNLLFGARVNNTVALDGNFVQTAAGHLAFDVAFGPYASDRVNVSGDATVNGTGDVILTWLENADRVTLFATGGNGTDNGLNIRDTLGLDYRIEADGDGVHLAFTPRFGQPFLNVNGRTLGFHMNSAILEGGSSGIGRLMTLIGNLQTGDEALYSSIFTELNPEPLVAMSVAQFTAARDFSSQMFNCGSVVDPATDRCAWAQVEMSSFDRDTDFEAFSVRSEATARFRAGFERPLQDRWMLGGAIGHDRIRSIEVGDWRAVSEGTGFHGGLGLRRNSDNGVQVAVSMSGGWQQIDTARAVNVFEPLEGTSSPNSGYLQASAQVARIFSSGALFARPAFRASVTALHHAGFKEAGLAGLGVEGHANTDLIGTLNPELSLGFAVGDQTRNGVTFAVTLGGVFHTDDQLTSPMRLQGSNPEAMPAYIASPIDGQAYRAGAELRWFGDHGESLRLSYTGEYGDRTESHSAGLDLRIRF